One Cyclopterus lumpus isolate fCycLum1 chromosome 7, fCycLum1.pri, whole genome shotgun sequence DNA window includes the following coding sequences:
- the trim33 gene encoding E3 ubiquitin-protein ligase TRIM33 isoform X4: protein MADNKGEEDMEQSANSDSVPSTKDNEQPETTAGNAVIVIESTTEGGEETESHDNANETPTPTIDGGDGSDGGAVAAPAAVDAAAAATVAVVEVDVSVSNAVSPTATNSANAEEPTAAETMATVAAAEAPVGGLTTEMSPPPTVPAAAPVPAPINFFDTCAVCKQSLQSRDCEPKLLPCLHSFCLKCIPQPDRQISVQVPGPHGQTDTHIVNVMRCSVCHQDYKQSDIIDNYFVKDTTEATSASDNKAAQVCTSCEDNAGTIGFCVECGEWLCKTCVEAHQRVKITKDHKIHTKEDADAASEAVATPGQRPVFCPIHKQEPLKLFCETCDTLTCRDCQLLEHKEHRYQFLEEAFQNQKGIIETSVAKLQEKKNYVHYSVSQVQSRLKELNETHKKVEHEIKIAVFTLINEINKKGKSLLQQLESVTKERSLRLVSQHKDTTQLAQQIHHVLGFCQWAISTGSSTALLYSKRLILFQLRQLFKARLEPAPQANGVVRFFCDPTFWAKNVVNLGNLVIEKPPPPVQQPGVMIGGPPISPGQGHHGKHPGQINLAQLRLQHMQQQAAYAQQKHPHPHPHQHQHQHPHQQQQQQQQQQQQQQQQQQQQQQQQHQQHQQQQQQHQQQQQQIQQQMRIASQMSQQHARQAGQPMGPQQPPRLISMQQLPRGPGGMNGGPGPPMYPSSHHMRLPGPPQSRMPTAQPRLNGQQYPAMMQPQLQRQHSNPGHAGPFPVASLHNANPTSPTSASMAGAHAHRGPASPIIGPIELIPSVTNPENLPCLPEIPPIQLEDAGSSNLGHLLSRYITASTQHLLGSVDMNPSPGLSTHSPGSSGLSNAHTPARPSSTSSTGSRGSSSSAGRAGPGGGALVEQVRVKQEPGTDDSYSCPASSLKMERDKDSGRSACMMSSLENSPLPVLGVVSAGLDALKALGEHIKTEPQSETSCFGLNGSNAAATSSNATMTSTTSLPSGNGSSTADTPLTNGNSNQGTNTKGGKEDDPNEDWCAVCINGGDLLCCDRCPKVFHMKCHVPTIKIFPTGDFLCTFCRSLTTPEIEFCDDSKKVKGEQDLSPEDQRKCERLLLHIFCHELSVGFREPVLSSVPNYYKIIKQPMDLKKVKRRLQLRSSQYYHAIQEFVSDMRLIFTNCANYNEVGSEMAISGKAVSLYFEEKLQEMFPGQSFPETPETECPETKERMDDGETDDSEDDFIQPRRKRLKTDEKVLHIK, encoded by the exons ATGGCGGATAACAAAGGCGAGGAGGATATGGAACAGTCTGCTAATTCGGACTCGGTGCCCTCAACGAAAGATAACGAGCAGCCAGAGACGACAGCTGGAAATGCGGTAATAGTCATAGAATCGACCACGGAGGGTGGTGAAGAAACAGAGTCCCACGATAACGCCAACGAGACACCGACACCCACCATCGACGGCGGAGACGGCAGCGACGGCGGGGCTGtcgctgctcctgctgctgttgatgctgctgctgctgctactgttgcAGTTGTGGAAGTCGATGTTAGCGTTAGCAACGCCGTCAGCCCAACTGCGACCAACAGCGCCAATGCAGAAGAGCCAACGGCGGCTGAAACCATGGCCACCGTTGCCGCTGCCGAGGCTCCGGTCGGCGGACTAACCACTGAAATGTCCCCCCCACCGACGGTTCCGGCGGCCGCCCCGGTACCCGCTCCCATCAATTTTTTTGATACGTGCGCAGTTTGTAAACAAAGTCTCCAGAGCCGAGACTGTGAACCCAAACTTCTGCCTTGCCTGCACTCCTTTTGCCTCAAATGTATCCCGCAACCAGACAGGCAGATCAGCGTGCAGGTACCTGGACCGCACGGGCAGACTGACACGCACATCG TAAATGTTATGCGCTGTTCGGTGTGCCACCAGGACTACAAACAGAGCGACATCATTGACAACTACTTTGTCAAAGATACCACAGAGGCTACCAGTGCGTCGGATAATAAGGCTGCACAG GTATGCACAAGCTGTGAGGACAACGCAGGAACCATCGGCTTTTGTGTGGAGTGCGGAGAATGGCTGTGTAAGACCTGCGTGGAGGCCCACCAGAGGGTCAAAATAACCAAGGACCACAAGATCCACACAAAGGAGGACGCTGACGCTGCCTCCG AGGCTGTTGCTACGCCAGGACAGAGGCCTGTTTTCTGTCCCATCCACAAGCAGGAGCCACTGAAGCTTTTCTGCGAGACTTGCGACACCTTGACCTGTAGGGACTGCCAGCTGCTGGAGCACAAGGAGCACAG GTACCAGTTCCTAGAGGAGGCTTTCCAGAACCAGAAAGGCATCATTGAGACCAGCGTGGCCAAACTGCAGGAAAAGAAGAACTATGTCCATTACTCTGTCTCTCAGGTGCAAAGCAG gtTAAAAGAGCTAAATGAGACGCACAAGAAGGTGGAGCACGAGATCAAAATCGCAGTATTTACTCTTATTAACGAGATCAACAAGAAGGGCAAGTCCCTGCTGCAGCAGTTAGAG AGTGTGACCAAAGAGCGCAGTTTGAGGCTTGTGTCTCAGCACAAGGACACCACCCAGCTGGCCCAACAGATCCACCATgtgctcggcttctgccagtGGGCCATCTCTACGGGCAGCAGCACGGCGCTGCTCTACAGCAAGAGGCTG attCTGTTCCAGCTCCGCCAGCTCTTCAAGGCTAGACTGGAGCCAGCGCCCCAGGCCAACGGAGTTGTACGCTTCTTCTGTGACCCCACCTTCTGGGCCAAAAACGTAGTGAATCTAG GTAATTTGGTTATCGAGAAGCCACCGCCACCTGTGCAACAGCCCGGCGTGATGATTGGAGGACCACCAATTTCTCCAGGCCAAGGTCACCACGGCAAACACCCAGGACAGATCAACCTGGCCCAGCTCCGGCTGCAGCACatgcagcagcaggcagccTATGCACAGCAGAAGCACCCACACCCGCACCcacaccagcaccagcaccagcacccgcaccaacagcaacagcagcagcagcagcagcagcaacaacaacaacaacaacaacagcaacaacaacagcagcaacatcaacaacaccaacaacagcagcagcaacaccaacaacaacagcagcagatcCAGCAACAGATGCGCATCGCCTCCCAAATGTCCCAGCAGCATGCCAGACAGGCCGGGCAACCCATGGGTCCGCAGCAG CCTCCAAGGCTCATCAGTATGCAGCAGCTACCGAGAGGGCCTGGGGGTATGAATGGTGGGCCAGGTCCCCCCATGTACCCCTCCTCCCACCATATGCGTCTCCCGGGTCCACCGCAGAGCCGAATGCCCACAGCTCAGCCGAGACTTAACGGGCAGCAGTATCCTGCCATGATGCAACCTCAGCTACAGAGACAG CATTCCAACCCAGGCCATGCAGGCCCTTTCCCGGTGGCATCCCTTCATAATGCCAACCCCACAAGTCCGACCAGTGCCAGTATGGCAGGTGCACATGCTCACCGCGGCCCTGCCAGCCCCATCATAGGTCCCATCGAGCTCATCCCCTCCGTCACCAATCCTGAGAACCTGCCCTGCCTACCTGAGATCCCGCCCATTCAG CTGGAGGATGCCGGTTCCAGCAACCTTGGACACCTCCTGTCTCGCTACATCACAGCCAGCACGCAGCATCTTCTTGGCTCCGTGGACATGAACCCCTCACCTGGACTGTCCACACACTCGCCTGGATCTTCAG GTTTGTCGAATGCCCACACACCAGCACGACCTTCTAGCACGTCCAGCACGGGTAGCAGGGGCAG cTCTAGCTCTGCGGGGAGGGCGGGACCTGGAGGTGGAGCTTTGGTGGAGCAGGTGAGGGTGAAGCAAGAGCCTGGTACAGATGACAGCTACAGCTGTCCGGCCTCTTCTCTGAAGATGGAGCGGGACAAAGATTCTGGGAGGAGTGCCTGCATG ATGAGCAGTCTGGAGAACAGCCCCCTTCCTGTATTGGGAGTTGTATCTGCTGGTCTAGACGCTCTCAAGGCTTTAGGGGAGCACATCAAAACAGAACCCCAATCCGAAACTTCTTGTTTTGGACTCAATGGCTCCAATGCCGCCGCCACCTCTTCGAATGCCACTATGACCTCCACTACCTCATTACCCTCTGGGAACGGCAGCAGCACGGCAGACACTCCCCTCACTAATGGAAACTCCAACCAAGGGACTAACACCAAAGGTGGGAAAGAGGACGACCCAAATGAAGACTGGTGTGCCGTGTGTATCAACGGCGGTGACCTGCTATGCTGCGACCGCTGCCCTAAGGTGTTCCACATGAAATGCCATGTGCCCACCATAAAGATCTTCCCAAC GGGTGACTTTCTTTGCACGTTTTGTCGGAGTCTGACCACCCCCGAGATAGAGTTCTGTGACGACAGCAAGAAAGTCAAAGGAGAGCAGGACCTGAGTCCAGAGGACCAAAGG AAATGTGAACGCCTCCTGCTGCACATCTTCTGTCATGAGCTCAGCGTGGGCTTCAGGGAACCTGTTCTTAGCTCT GTGCCGAACTACTACAAGATTATCAAGCAGCCCATGGACCTGAAGAAGGTGAAGAGGAGGCTGCAGTTACGAAGCTCCCAGTACTACCACGCCATCCAGGAGTTTGTGTCCGATATGCGTCTGATCTTCACAAACTGTGCAAATTACAATGAG
- the trim33 gene encoding E3 ubiquitin-protein ligase TRIM33 isoform X5 produces the protein MRCSVCHQDYKQSDIIDNYFVKDTTEATSASDNKAAQVCTSCEDNAGTIGFCVECGEWLCKTCVEAHQRVKITKDHKIHTKEDADAASEAVATPGQRPVFCPIHKQEPLKLFCETCDTLTCRDCQLLEHKEHRYQFLEEAFQNQKGIIETSVAKLQEKKNYVHYSVSQVQSRLKELNETHKKVEHEIKIAVFTLINEINKKGKSLLQQLESVTKERSLRLVSQHKDTTQLAQQIHHVLGFCQWAISTGSSTALLYSKRLILFQLRQLFKARLEPAPQANGVVRFFCDPTFWAKNVVNLGNLVIEKPPPPVQQPGVMIGGPPISPGQGHHGKHPGQINLAQLRLQHMQQQAAYAQQKHPHPHPHQHQHQHPHQQQQQQQQQQQQQQQQQQQQQQQQHQQHQQQQQQHQQQQQQIQQQMRIASQMSQQHARQAGQPMGPQQPPRLISMQQLPRGPGGMNGGPGPPMYPSSHHMRLPGPPQSRMPTAQPRLNGQQYPAMMQPQLQRQHSNPGHAGPFPVASLHNANPTSPTSASMAGAHAHRGPASPIIGPIELIPSVTNPENLPCLPEIPPIQLEDAGSSNLGHLLSRYITASTQHLLGSVDMNPSPGLSTHSPGSSGLSNAHTPARPSSTSSTGSRGSSSSAGRAGPGGGALVEQVRVKQEPGTDDSYSCPASSLKMERDKDSGRSACMMSSLENSPLPVLGVVSAGLDALKALGEHIKTEPQSETSCFGLNGSNAAATSSNATMTSTTSLPSGNGSSTADTPLTNGNSNQGTNTKGGKEDDPNEDWCAVCINGGDLLCCDRCPKVFHMKCHVPTIKIFPTGDFLCTFCRSLTTPEIEFCDDSKKVKGEQDLSPEDQRKCERLLLHIFCHELSVGFREPVLSSVPNYYKIIKQPMDLKKVKRRLQLRSSQYYHAIQEFVSDMRLIFTNCANYNEVGSEMAISGKAVSLYFEEKLQEMFPGQSFPETPETECPETKERMDDGETDDSEDDFIQPRRKRLKTDEKVLHIK, from the exons ATGCGCTGTTCGGTGTGCCACCAGGACTACAAACAGAGCGACATCATTGACAACTACTTTGTCAAAGATACCACAGAGGCTACCAGTGCGTCGGATAATAAGGCTGCACAG GTATGCACAAGCTGTGAGGACAACGCAGGAACCATCGGCTTTTGTGTGGAGTGCGGAGAATGGCTGTGTAAGACCTGCGTGGAGGCCCACCAGAGGGTCAAAATAACCAAGGACCACAAGATCCACACAAAGGAGGACGCTGACGCTGCCTCCG AGGCTGTTGCTACGCCAGGACAGAGGCCTGTTTTCTGTCCCATCCACAAGCAGGAGCCACTGAAGCTTTTCTGCGAGACTTGCGACACCTTGACCTGTAGGGACTGCCAGCTGCTGGAGCACAAGGAGCACAG GTACCAGTTCCTAGAGGAGGCTTTCCAGAACCAGAAAGGCATCATTGAGACCAGCGTGGCCAAACTGCAGGAAAAGAAGAACTATGTCCATTACTCTGTCTCTCAGGTGCAAAGCAG gtTAAAAGAGCTAAATGAGACGCACAAGAAGGTGGAGCACGAGATCAAAATCGCAGTATTTACTCTTATTAACGAGATCAACAAGAAGGGCAAGTCCCTGCTGCAGCAGTTAGAG AGTGTGACCAAAGAGCGCAGTTTGAGGCTTGTGTCTCAGCACAAGGACACCACCCAGCTGGCCCAACAGATCCACCATgtgctcggcttctgccagtGGGCCATCTCTACGGGCAGCAGCACGGCGCTGCTCTACAGCAAGAGGCTG attCTGTTCCAGCTCCGCCAGCTCTTCAAGGCTAGACTGGAGCCAGCGCCCCAGGCCAACGGAGTTGTACGCTTCTTCTGTGACCCCACCTTCTGGGCCAAAAACGTAGTGAATCTAG GTAATTTGGTTATCGAGAAGCCACCGCCACCTGTGCAACAGCCCGGCGTGATGATTGGAGGACCACCAATTTCTCCAGGCCAAGGTCACCACGGCAAACACCCAGGACAGATCAACCTGGCCCAGCTCCGGCTGCAGCACatgcagcagcaggcagccTATGCACAGCAGAAGCACCCACACCCGCACCcacaccagcaccagcaccagcacccgcaccaacagcaacagcagcagcagcagcagcagcaacaacaacaacaacaacaacagcaacaacaacagcagcaacatcaacaacaccaacaacagcagcagcaacaccaacaacaacagcagcagatcCAGCAACAGATGCGCATCGCCTCCCAAATGTCCCAGCAGCATGCCAGACAGGCCGGGCAACCCATGGGTCCGCAGCAG CCTCCAAGGCTCATCAGTATGCAGCAGCTACCGAGAGGGCCTGGGGGTATGAATGGTGGGCCAGGTCCCCCCATGTACCCCTCCTCCCACCATATGCGTCTCCCGGGTCCACCGCAGAGCCGAATGCCCACAGCTCAGCCGAGACTTAACGGGCAGCAGTATCCTGCCATGATGCAACCTCAGCTACAGAGACAG CATTCCAACCCAGGCCATGCAGGCCCTTTCCCGGTGGCATCCCTTCATAATGCCAACCCCACAAGTCCGACCAGTGCCAGTATGGCAGGTGCACATGCTCACCGCGGCCCTGCCAGCCCCATCATAGGTCCCATCGAGCTCATCCCCTCCGTCACCAATCCTGAGAACCTGCCCTGCCTACCTGAGATCCCGCCCATTCAG CTGGAGGATGCCGGTTCCAGCAACCTTGGACACCTCCTGTCTCGCTACATCACAGCCAGCACGCAGCATCTTCTTGGCTCCGTGGACATGAACCCCTCACCTGGACTGTCCACACACTCGCCTGGATCTTCAG GTTTGTCGAATGCCCACACACCAGCACGACCTTCTAGCACGTCCAGCACGGGTAGCAGGGGCAG cTCTAGCTCTGCGGGGAGGGCGGGACCTGGAGGTGGAGCTTTGGTGGAGCAGGTGAGGGTGAAGCAAGAGCCTGGTACAGATGACAGCTACAGCTGTCCGGCCTCTTCTCTGAAGATGGAGCGGGACAAAGATTCTGGGAGGAGTGCCTGCATG ATGAGCAGTCTGGAGAACAGCCCCCTTCCTGTATTGGGAGTTGTATCTGCTGGTCTAGACGCTCTCAAGGCTTTAGGGGAGCACATCAAAACAGAACCCCAATCCGAAACTTCTTGTTTTGGACTCAATGGCTCCAATGCCGCCGCCACCTCTTCGAATGCCACTATGACCTCCACTACCTCATTACCCTCTGGGAACGGCAGCAGCACGGCAGACACTCCCCTCACTAATGGAAACTCCAACCAAGGGACTAACACCAAAGGTGGGAAAGAGGACGACCCAAATGAAGACTGGTGTGCCGTGTGTATCAACGGCGGTGACCTGCTATGCTGCGACCGCTGCCCTAAGGTGTTCCACATGAAATGCCATGTGCCCACCATAAAGATCTTCCCAAC GGGTGACTTTCTTTGCACGTTTTGTCGGAGTCTGACCACCCCCGAGATAGAGTTCTGTGACGACAGCAAGAAAGTCAAAGGAGAGCAGGACCTGAGTCCAGAGGACCAAAGG AAATGTGAACGCCTCCTGCTGCACATCTTCTGTCATGAGCTCAGCGTGGGCTTCAGGGAACCTGTTCTTAGCTCT GTGCCGAACTACTACAAGATTATCAAGCAGCCCATGGACCTGAAGAAGGTGAAGAGGAGGCTGCAGTTACGAAGCTCCCAGTACTACCACGCCATCCAGGAGTTTGTGTCCGATATGCGTCTGATCTTCACAAACTGTGCAAATTACAATGAG